The Capsicum annuum cultivar UCD-10X-F1 chromosome 1, UCD10Xv1.1, whole genome shotgun sequence sequence TTACGCTGCTattattatacaacaattaaaaagCACTACAATGGTTATTATATATGATAGTAATGCTGAagcatgaaaaaagaaaattggctCTGGCTCTGATGAGCTAGCTAAGCACATTTAGTGCCGAATCCAATTCTTTGCCCTTCCAAATCATAAATCACATTGAATCCACGCTGTTGGACGTTACCAATAATGGTGACTCCCTTTGTTGAAGCAAAAGCCAAGCACATTATTGATCTTTTATTATCATGTGGAGTCCATATTTTTCCCTGGTATGTCAAAGTCACATCAATAGTACTTCCTTGTCCAAAATGGAATTTAATTTCTGGCAACAAAAATTGTTCAATTCCCTCTAAGCTGTAGCAAGTATCCAGGAGCTCATCGTCTTCGTCTAATAATGTATAAGTCAACATGGACTGCCTAAAAGCATTACGAAGTGCAGAGTATACCATTTGTGGCAATCGAGTGATGACCGTTCCACTGTCTATAATTGTCCCTCGAGAAGTGAATATTGTCGATGATACGTTTGAGTTTTTTTCCCGCTACACTTATACCAACTAGATCAACATAGTAATTCACTAAATCATCTTTTACCAATGGTGTAAATTGGTTTGAACAAGTGTTGGAATTTTCCCTGGCTTCATTCCCAAAATATAAATTTCCATTTAGGTCACTTCTTGGTGGTATATAATAACTGAACATTTTCATTGCTGAACCAATTTGAGACGTTACAGAGGATTCTCCTTTGCCAAGTCCAAATACTCCAAATGCATCACCAAAGTCACCGTCAATTTCTTGGCCACAACCAAATCGAAAATTCATTATTGCACCAAGATCATGATCATCTCCAGTAAGAGTATCACATCCCCAAGTGCCACTTATAGATGATTTATCTACATAATGAACACTAAATGGACCATTGCACGTAGCAGTATTATTTGTATACGTCGATCGTTTTGAAGGATCAAAGAGAGGTTTGTCTGATTTGCAACCTTTGGTGCAGGATTTGCAATGCACCCAAGTCGATTTGCTACCAGTATCCACCATTAAGTAAAAGTCCTGTCGTGGTGTGCCAAGACCTATCTTCACAGTATTGTAACCGTGATCACTATTAACTTCATTATCAAAAGGAACACGTTGAGCTTTATGTTTTTTATTGATCGAACGAACTCTAACTTGATCCCAATTCCGAAGTTGGTTGGACTCGGATGTTGGAGTATTAGGATTTGGAAAGCAAGGTCCTTGTCTAGCCACAATTTCCAATTTCTGCGATCTGATTGTTTGACCTAttccaaatcaaaatcaaatcaacacTATTAAAGCAAATTCAATAAATGATGTAATGTCCCGaaatattttgactattttatccttcCTCGTAGTTGTTACATGTTGATTTTGGATTATGTAGATGATTGACACCGTTTCCAAGGCCTTCGGGAAGGCTTtcgttgagtttgagattattttgAGGCTTTAAGAGCCAATAGTTGACATCagtcaatattttttaatttgagtGCCGCATAGAAAAATGAACTACGCCAGCTAATCCAGAATGCCGATTTTGAGTTGGTAGTGTGGTTGGTTCGGATTCGGAgcctttatttatattttgatcattcgtttaaaaaataacatactttGACCAAAAGGGGTCATgggggttaattttgtgaaaacaattaTGTTTTCATAAATTCGATGATTCTATTGGATCTGAAACGTGTTTTATGATCAATTTGCACTATTGTTTCATATTTATAGAGTTTCAGATAAGTcacgagggtcaaaaataagtttttaaaaattattggtGCAGTCAAGACACAGTCAACACCCCTCTTCTTTGTTGAAAACAACCCGATTTTGGAATTTTATCTCCTTTTTTCTGATTTTcaccctttttctttttatcatattAGTGACTTGAGAGGGAGATTTTGGAGAAGATTTCTTGCATAAGTTCGTGTGGGTAAGTTTCTATCTCCATTTTAAATCTTTCCTATCAATTTTATTAtcaaaattcttttaaatcaaagATTTCAAATTAAAGAGGATTTTTGGAGGTGGTTTTCCTCCAAATTGTAAATTTGGTATTTCTTTGATTTGAGCTCCAATTCTTACTCGACTTTCTTTGAATTTTCACCCATAGAATCCTATTCACTTGaggattatgattttcaaataagATTCCGTTTTTACCCTTTCGatgtttgattgattttgacAGTTTTTGCGGTAAAGcttgaaaaatgatttttctttgatttgaacttaGTTTTAATTCGTTTTCGTGTGAATTTTCTCCTGCAGATTCCTTTAACCTTGAAAAATGTGTTTTAGAAAAAAATCAGTTTGCCCTTTTTcgctttcaaactcattttttgaatttgtttgatCAAGCCCAAATATGGGTAATATGGGCATTGTCAGTTTTTTTTTAACGCATAGATTCTATCTGAATGTTATAGTTGATTCTAAGGCTCTTCTTGAGGGAAAAACTCCAAGTTGAAGCACTTTAGACTAGAATTCTgtcattttgaggtaggttatgacttaacttctttcaaattgagttgagtagttaatgaataagttaagcatgctatgggttgagaaaaataactatattatgTTGTGGTTGGTTTGTGATATTTGATCTTGTGTGTTGCCCTTGTGGGGCTTTATTTAACATCATTGACCTTATTGTGTATCTAAATGCGTTTATCCTAGATATGATAccttatcatgataaaatatctGAGTTAGGGgttaatatgatattaatgatatcttacgtgcatattaatatcatcatattgagacttttttgaaagaaaatgagacttttatgaaaaccctcttCGTGAACACGAGCCGAAGAGGTGAGAtgagttgagattgagattgagatataGTATATGGATTGCGAACCCTCCATAGGTCCTACTTGATAGCTACGAGCTCGATGAGTGTATACGAAAAGTCATGCAATGACTTTCATCATTCACCTCATCCACATTGCATTTGCATACACATCTTGCTTGATTTTTCTTAGTATTCTTGGCTTATGCTTAGTTTCTgtataatttcatatatatatatatatatatatatatatatccctctctctctctctctatatatatatatatacgcacacacacatatatatatacacacacacacatatatttctGTTGTTGCCATTTTTGTATATTCATATATTagaattgtatatatatatatatatatatatatatacgcacacacacatatatatatatacacacacacatatattccTGTTGTTGCCATTTTTGTATAttcatatattagaattgttagtagaGACGGTGTTAGCTTTCGTTTGGGACTTTTTTGCTCATagttattttacttatcttatttccTACTTtcctcagtcggcctatgatacctagtGAGTACAAATAGACTATACTACCCTTACTGTGCCCTTTGGTGCGGATTTGAGTACGAGTATCGGACATGATGGCTGCTTTCTTGCGAATTTTGAAGTGGTGCTTGAGGTATTGGGTGCTATAGGGTTTTAAGAGCAGACTCTGGACCTTCTTTTAtcttacttcatgtctttattttattttcagagAAAGACATGTATCTCAAATTTTGTTATGTACTCTGTTATATACTGGATGCTCTTATACTTTGATACTAAATTTTGGAAGTTTATGAGATTTCCTTGAgatcttattttaattatgtttcgtATTGACTTGACTTCACTCTAAAagttttgtatttaaattatgttattatctattttttttctttatctatttaGATGATTGATTTACTTATCATGATTCATCACGATAAATATCATTATAACTCATTTTTAAATCGTAACAGATGAATTAAGCCAATATAGTTACAGTTTACGCTTTGCCAGAATTTGTGTTTCTAAGCAAAATTGCAAGagttaaaagagaaaatacaATTGGATTGCAAAAATGAACAAGTTGGATTGCAAAAATGAACAAGAAAAGTCAAAAACACTATCTACATGTAAAATACTCGCAATGACCAATCAGGCGATAACCATAAAAATATTAGTACTCTGTCACGCATTTTTCTTTTTAGCGTCTCAAAAGAATTTCACATTTTTATAATTAGAAACacattttaaaattttcctttcAGCCTTTAATGAAATAATTACTTCCATTATCTTCATGTATAAAACCCacttcatatttttatatttagcaaCAGTTTAatttaaaagtatttattttatttttaatgaaataatttataatcacaCAAATATCATAGATATATttagatcataaattttaaaaaaatttctttgtaaACTCTATGTCAAGTCGAACTCactcacataaattgagactgaacagtttaattttaaaatatttattttattctcgATAAAATGATTTATAGTCACACAAATATCTTAGACATATTTAAACCACAAATTTCAAAAGATTTTCTTTGTAAACTCTATGCCAAGTCGAACTCACTCAAATAAATTGAGACTGAGAGAGTAATAGATACAAATTTTTAAGATTTGTTTTAGACCACAAGCTTCTAAACTGTTccctttctttcttatttttttaaatgtttttttatATATCAGACTTAAATAAACGACACCACATAAACTAAAATGGAGGAAATAATATTTACTTCctttgttttaaaaagaattacctattttgacttgacacggagGTTAAgcaaataaagaaatttttaaatcttgtggtcttaaattaaaattgtgaaaaaagtaccaaaatgtcttttaatgttgtgatcttaaacatgtcatgtgaaaagttgaaatgaaagtattgccaaaaaaggaaagcaTCATTCTTTTTTGaacatagtaaaaaaaaaaacagatcattctttttaaaacagagGAAATATGTTTTGCCATTTTTAGTTTCCTATATAAATGACACAAGTTATTACTCCTTTCGTTCACTTTTATTTATCTAATGTACTAAAATTGAACAtcactttttatttattcactttaaAAAATCACGAAATAATTAATTACTTAGTTCCTAAATTATTCTAATTTATCACTTAGTTCAAGGACTGACATGATAAAATTATCGGCtacttaattaaaaaatgtgCAGAATCAAgttagaacaaataaaaataaacaaagcaaGTAATAACTTTGTGGCCTAAGTCAAGATCCCCAACATGTAAATTCTTTGAGAGAGAACGTGGGTAGACAAGATTAATTTAAGACTTAAGTcatcatagatttttgaatttatttcaaaattttacttAGAACTTTCAATTTAGATCTGtacttattcaatatttaaattattcaaaatttatacttGTCAGACATAAAGTGTTGATGTGGAAAGGAAACCATTATACACTTTCCTTAGGACCATGAATAGAATATTAGataacacattatttttattaaaaaaaattacacataattttatttcattaatacAATTTctaataataacaaattttaattaaaaaagaaaaaagaaaagcaacGCCCCCTCCCTCCCCCCTCTCTTagccattttcttcttcatctgtAAATTCTTAGCAATCTAGTTAATATAATttctaataataaaaatttttaatttgaaaaaaaaaaaaaaagaaaaagcaacaCCCCACTCCCCCCTTTTCTTAGTCGCCTTCTTCTTCATTCAAGTTCtgtaaattctttttttctttttaattctaaGCAAtattgtttctttttagtttttcaatgCCGCACGTTTCTCCAGCAAAATCCCTCCACCAGTTTTCTTTTCACACATTCTCCTTCATTCTTTCTTCATACCATCATTCAGTCACCATTAAATCATTGTTGTAACTATCTTCGATGGGAAAGCCCAAACAGAAAAAATTCAAAGAGTTGATTGACAAAGACTTACATTAAAGATGTAAAATAGAATCTCACcaacaaaataaagattaatttgattaaaaaaaaatttcgagGAACTCCATTATTTTTTACAAACTTAATATGAATCTGAGGACCCTTTTTGTGAAACGCTCTCTCTCCAACGGTCACCTTTAACATTTAACGCTCACTTTCACGCTCCGTCCCGACTGACCGGCAACTTCTGACGCAGGAGACGGCGTCGATTGAGCCAAAAAAGGTAAGGTTAAACCTCTCTCCCATCCCAGTTCCTTTTTGTACTCGTCCCTTCCCCTTCCCCCCCTAAATTCCCTTCTTGTTCTGTCACTCCGGTCGCCGATGGAACTACGATTCTCATCGACTCGACCCTAGCAACTGGGAGGGGTTTCACCTATGGCAAAATTGTTAGGTCAAATAGGTGGTTCGGGTCAGAAGACGTCTAGATCTCGACAAGATTGTAGAAGGCTCTCTGATGTTACTCCGGCGACTCTCCAGCGATACTCCATAAATGTACCAGCAGTTATTTTACTAGCGACCTTACTCCGGCAATGATTTTTGACATCAAATTGATGGAACCAGCAGCTAGCAGGCGTACTGGTGACATCTACACTTTTAGGCATTTAGCCACTTCAGTCAGTTTTTGATTTCCTGTATATTATTTCGCTGTCGTGTCCTTGTCTCTTGTTACGGCTTCTATTTCACTTTTTTGCATCGTTCCTGTTGCTTGTGTGGGTAGTAGTGTCTGGCTGCTTTGTTTGGAGATTGTTGAGTAGTTGTGTTCCAAATTAGTACATCGCTTGACGTAGTATTAATTTGTGGGGTAGACTTTTTTCGCGATTATTCCATCTACTTTACTTGTACCTTTCTTTTCCTGTTGTTGCTTTATTACTGTCATTGTTTGCATTCTTGTGGAGTTGTGGCTGTAGGCTTTGATGGCAAGATAAGATCATGTATGAGGGGGTCTAAGGGAGAGAGGAGGGCTATTTTGAGGGTGGGGAAGGAGGGGAAGGCGGGCGGGGGAGTGAGGGAAAGGTCTAGCATTAGGGGTGGTAGAGGAAGGAGTGTTGCTGGAGTTgataggctgagggttgggtcttggaatatagggactcttcagGGTAAATCTATAGAGCTGGTGGAGATTTTTAGAAATGGGAGGATCAATATTGCATGTGTGCAGAAGACTGGGTGGTAGGGTCTAAGGCAAGGGATATAGATGGTTATAAGTTATGGTACTCTGGTAGCAAGAGGCGTaagaatggagttggcatctaaGTGGATGACgagcttagagggcaggtagtggaggttaagagaatccacgataggttgatgactgtTAAGTTGGTTATTGGGCGGTTTACCCTgaatgtgtgtagtgtttatgcgcTGTATGTGGGCTTGGATGGAGGGAAGAAGTTTTGgatttgggaggctttggataaGGTGGTGAGAGGAGTACCTAGTTCTGAGAAAATTGTTTTAGtgggggacttcaatgggcacattgggtCGTTACTGGGAGGCTTTGATAATTTGCATGGTGGTTTTAGTTTCGGAGAGAGAAATGATAAGGGAGATGCTttgttggattttgcgaggtctttTGGGTTGGTAGTGGTGAATTCGAGATTTTTGAAGAAGAACGATCTCCTGATTACCTTTCGAAGCAcgatagccaagacccaaattgactttttgctgcttaggaaaaaggatagggtgttgtgtaaggactgtaaagtcatttcGAGTGAGAATTTTTTGACTCAACATAGGCTTTTAGTAATGGACTTGGGTATAAAGTGAGATAAGAAGAGAAGGTGTGAGGAgagtagacctagaattaagtaggGTGGTTTAACGCCGGCGACTGGGCGGGTAATAGAAGAGAAGGTGGCGGgtatgggggtgtgggagtgtaggggagatATGGATGATATGTGGGATAGTGTGGCTAAGTGCATCAAAGAGactgctagtgaggtgttgggtatttCTAGGGGCCGGATGGGCCACCGTcaaggggattggtggtggaatgaagaagttaagaagaaagtggaggtGAAGAAGGGGGCGTATACTAAGTttgttgagagtaaggatgaagaagagaagcgggccaatagggaggagtacaagatAGCAAGGAAAGAGGCTAACGTAGCAGTTACGACAGCTAAGACGGCAACTTTTGACAGTTTGTATGCAGGGTTGGAGgtgaaagaagaggaaaaaaggttgtttaggcttgctaaggctaagGAGAGGAAGGGTCGTAACCTCGActaggtgaagtgcattaagggggaggatggtggAGTGTTGGTAGAGGACGGGCTCATTAAGATGAGATGGAAGTCGTACTTTAATAGGTTATTGAATGGCGAAgaggatagagctattgtgttaagGGATCTGGAGCACTCTGAGGAGTgtcatgattttaggtattataGACgctttaaggtagaggaggtcaaAGTGGCAGTTCGCAGGATGCGTAGGgatagggcgacggggcctgatgagattccagtggatttttgaaagttttctggTGAGATCGGCTTGCGATGGTTGACTATTTTGTTTAACGGCATTTTCAAGCCGACaaaaatgcctgaggcttggagatggagtactatgatcctgttatataagaacaagggcgACATGCAGatttgcaacaactatagggggataaagttattgagccacactttgaagatttgggagagagtggtcaaGTTGAGGTTAAGGAGGTTAGTGACTATCTTGGAGAactagtttggatttatgcctgggcGCTTGACGACGGAGGCAATTTATCTAGTGCAGAGACTGGtagaacagtatagggaa is a genomic window containing:
- the LOC107878669 gene encoding LOW QUALITY PROTEIN: aspartyl protease AED1-like (The sequence of the model RefSeq protein was modified relative to this genomic sequence to represent the inferred CDS: deleted 1 base in 1 codon); the protein is MPKSVDVTSTPASCWFHQFDVKNHCRSKVASKITAGTFMEYRWRVAGVKPLPVARVESMRIVVPSATGVTEQEGNLGGEGEGTSQTIRSQKLEIVARQGPCFPNPNTPTSESNQLRNWDQVRVRSINKKHKAQRVPFDNEVNSDHGYNTVKIGLGTPRQDFYLMVDTGSKSTWVHCKSCTKGCKSDKPLFDPSKRSTYTNNTATCNGPFSVHYVDKSSISGTWGCDTLTGDDHDLGAIMNFRFGCGQEIDGDFGDAFGVFGLGKGESSVTSQIGSAMKMFSYYIPPRSDLNGNLYFGNEARENSNTCSNQFTPLVKDDLVNYYVDLVGISVAGKKLNVSSTIFTSRGTIIDSGTVITRLPQMVYSALRNAFRQSMLTYTLLDEDDELLDTCYSLEGIEQFLLPEIKFHFGQGSTIDVTLTYQGKIWTPHDNKRSIMCLAFASTKGVTIIGNVQQRGFNVIYDLEGQRIGFGTKCA